A portion of the Streptococcus urinalis 2285-97 genome contains these proteins:
- a CDS encoding 50S ribosomal protein L23 — MNLYDVIKKPVITEKSMYALEEGKYTFEVDTRAHKLLIKQAIEAAFDGVKVASVNTVNVKPKAKRVGRYTGFTSKTKKAIVTLTADSKAIELFAAEAE; from the coding sequence ATGAATTTGTACGACGTAATCAAAAAACCAGTGATCACTGAAAAATCAATGTATGCCCTTGAAGAAGGGAAATACACATTTGAAGTTGACACTCGTGCACATAAACTCTTAATCAAACAAGCTATTGAAGCAGCGTTTGACGGAGTTAAAGTTGCAAGTGTAAACACTGTTAATGTAAAACCAAAAGCAAAACGCGTTGGTCGTTACACAGGTTTCACTTCAAAAACTAAAAAAGCTATCGTTACTCTTACAGCTGATTCAAAAGCAATCGAGTTGTTCGCAGCAGAAGCTGAATAA
- the rplD gene encoding 50S ribosomal protein L4: MANVKLFDQTGKEVSSVELNDAIFGIEPNESVVFDVVISQRASLRQGTHAVKNRSAVSGGGRKPWRQKGTGRARQGSIRSPQWRGGGVVFGPTPRSYGYKLPQKVRRLALKSVYSAKVAEEKFVAVESLSFAAPKTAEFAKVLSALSIDSKVLVIVEEGNEFAALSARNLPNVKVATATTASVLDIVNSDKLLVTKEAISAIEEVLA, encoded by the coding sequence ATGGCAAACGTTAAACTATTTGACCAAACTGGTAAAGAAGTTAGCTCTGTTGAGTTAAACGACGCTATCTTCGGTATCGAACCAAACGAATCAGTTGTTTTTGATGTTGTTATTAGCCAACGTGCTAGCCTTCGCCAAGGAACTCATGCGGTTAAAAACCGTTCAGCAGTGTCTGGTGGTGGTCGCAAACCATGGCGTCAAAAAGGTACTGGTCGTGCTCGTCAAGGTTCAATCCGTTCACCACAATGGCGTGGTGGTGGTGTAGTCTTCGGACCAACTCCACGTTCATATGGATACAAACTTCCACAAAAAGTTCGTCGCCTTGCTTTGAAATCAGTTTATTCAGCAAAAGTTGCTGAAGAAAAATTTGTAGCTGTAGAAAGCCTTTCATTCGCAGCACCAAAAACTGCTGAATTTGCGAAAGTTCTTTCAGCACTTAGCATTGATTCAAAAGTACTTGTTATTGTTGAAGAAGGAAATGAATTTGCAGCATTATCTGCGCGTAACCTTCCAAACGTTAAAGTTGCAACAGCAACAACTGCAAGTGTTCTTGACATCGTAAATAGCGACAAACTTCTTGTTACTAAAGAAGCAATCTCTGCAATCGAGGAGGTTCTTGCATAA
- the rplC gene encoding 50S ribosomal protein L3, with the protein MTKGILGKKVGMTQIFTEAGEFIPVTVIEATPNVVLQVKTVETDGYEAVQVGFDDKREVLSNKPAKGHVAKANTAPKRFIREFKNIEGLEVGAELTVEQFEAGDVIDVTGTTKGKGFQGVIKRHGQSRGPMAHGSRYHRRPGSMGPVAPNRVFKNKHLAGRMGGNRVTIQNLEVVQVIPEKNVVLIKGNVPGAKKSLITIKSAVKAAK; encoded by the coding sequence ATGACAAAAGGAATCTTAGGGAAAAAAGTGGGAATGACTCAAATCTTCACTGAAGCTGGTGAATTTATCCCTGTAACTGTCATCGAAGCAACTCCAAATGTTGTGCTTCAAGTTAAAACTGTTGAAACAGATGGTTATGAAGCAGTTCAAGTTGGTTTTGATGACAAGCGCGAAGTATTGAGTAACAAACCTGCCAAAGGCCATGTAGCTAAAGCTAACACTGCTCCTAAGCGCTTCATTCGTGAATTCAAAAACATTGAAGGCTTAGAAGTTGGTGCAGAACTTACTGTTGAACAATTCGAAGCTGGTGATGTAATTGATGTTACTGGTACAACTAAAGGTAAAGGTTTCCAAGGTGTTATTAAACGCCATGGTCAATCACGTGGACCAATGGCTCACGGTTCTCGTTACCATCGTCGTCCAGGTTCAATGGGACCTGTTGCACCAAACCGTGTTTTCAAAAACAAACACTTGGCAGGACGTATGGGTGGCAACCGTGTAACAATTCAAAATCTTGAAGTTGTACAAGTAATCCCAGAGAAAAACGTTGTCCTTATTAAAGGTAACGTACCAGGTGCTAAGAAATCTCTTATCACTATCAAATCAGCAGTTAAAGCTGCTAAATAA
- the rpsJ gene encoding 30S ribosomal protein S10: protein MANKKIRIRLKAYEHRTLDTAAEKIVETVTRTGATVAGPVPLPTERSLYTIIRATHKYKDSREQFEMRTHKRLIDIVNPTQKTVDALMKLDLPSGVNVEIKL, encoded by the coding sequence ATGGCAAACAAAAAAATCCGTATCCGTTTGAAAGCATACGAACATCGTACGCTTGACACAGCGGCAGAAAAAATCGTTGAAACTGTAACTCGTACAGGCGCTACTGTAGCAGGACCGGTTCCACTTCCAACAGAACGTAGTCTTTACACAATTATTCGTGCGACTCACAAATATAAAGATTCTCGCGAGCAATTTGAAATGCGTACACACAAACGTCTTATCGACATTGTGAACCCAACTCAAAAGACTGTTGACGCTCTTATGAAATTGGATCTTCCAAGTGGTGTAAACGTAGAAATCAAGCTTTAA
- a CDS encoding MATE family efflux transporter, whose protein sequence is MIENILQMLMGLVDSYLVAQLGIVAITGVSVANNIISIYQAIYIALAAAVSSLIARSFISESENEQARKIGESLSLTIYISLFLGVITVLFAREMLISLGTSEQVAQVGRLYLGVIGGNCFAIGLIVVLGAIVRANGYPKLPMYVSLLSNIINIILSSLSILVWHYGIIGVATATVISRVIACLILIRFLPIKRVISEFNFKPSKELLYLSFPTAMERLLMRLGDVVTIIIVVKLGTKTVAGNAIGESITQFNYMPGLAMATATIILVARSELENRSEQKKLIKQILWLSSSMMLAIAFVVYIFGKLLSGQFTSDTVVINSSMIVILFSLIGSFSTSGTLIYTAVWQGLGRPKIPLYTTSFGMWVIRIGFGYLLSIPLKLGLSGVWIATVLDNTSRWFILKYYYKQKKL, encoded by the coding sequence ATGATCGAAAATATTTTACAAATGCTAATGGGATTAGTAGATAGCTATTTAGTAGCACAATTGGGAATAGTTGCTATAACAGGTGTGTCAGTTGCTAACAATATCATTAGTATTTATCAAGCCATTTACATTGCACTGGCTGCTGCAGTCTCAAGTCTTATTGCCAGAAGTTTTATTTCTGAATCAGAAAATGAGCAGGCTAGGAAAATTGGGGAATCACTATCGTTGACAATCTATATTAGTCTATTTTTAGGTGTGATAACAGTTTTATTTGCCAGAGAAATGCTAATATCTTTAGGGACAAGTGAACAAGTGGCTCAAGTAGGGAGACTCTATCTTGGTGTTATTGGTGGCAATTGTTTTGCGATAGGCCTAATAGTTGTATTAGGAGCAATTGTTAGGGCAAATGGCTATCCCAAACTGCCAATGTATGTCAGTCTCTTATCAAATATTATCAACATTATCTTATCTTCTTTATCTATCTTGGTTTGGCATTATGGCATTATTGGAGTTGCAACGGCAACGGTTATTTCAAGAGTAATTGCTTGTTTGATATTAATTCGTTTTCTTCCTATTAAAAGAGTAATTAGTGAATTTAACTTTAAGCCATCAAAAGAGTTGCTCTACTTATCTTTTCCAACAGCGATGGAACGATTATTGATGAGATTGGGAGATGTTGTCACTATAATTATTGTGGTTAAGTTAGGAACTAAGACAGTAGCTGGAAATGCAATTGGTGAAAGTATAACACAATTCAACTATATGCCAGGCTTAGCGATGGCGACAGCTACGATTATTTTAGTAGCCAGAAGTGAGTTAGAAAACAGAAGTGAACAGAAAAAACTAATCAAACAGATCTTATGGTTATCAAGTAGTATGATGTTAGCTATTGCTTTTGTTGTCTATATATTTGGCAAACTATTAAGTGGACAATTTACATCAGATACTGTTGTCATAAATAGTAGTATGATCGTTATTTTATTCTCGTTAATAGGTAGTTTTTCAACTTCAGGTACTTTGATTTATACTGCAGTGTGGCAGGGACTAGGAAGACCAAAAATACCACTTTACACAACTTCATTTGGTATGTGGGTTATTCGTATTGGTTTTGGTTATCTATTGAGTATACCACTGAAATTAGGATTAAGTGGCGTGTGGATTGCAACCGTTTTGGATAACACATCTAGATGGTTCATCTTGAAATACTATTACAAACAAAAAAAGTTATGA
- the thrC gene encoding threonine synthase, protein MPMLYQSTRQENNKVSASQAILQGLAQDGGLFTPLEMPKLNLDFDKLKKASYQEVAQFILKAFFDDFTEEEINFCVQSAYGSSFDDERIAPMTSFGQEHYLELYHGETIAFKDMALSILPYLMTTAAKKQGVDRKIVILTATSGDTGKAAMAGFEDVPNTEIIVFYPKNGVSNIQELQMTTQTGTNTHVIAIEGNFDDAQTEVKRLFSDNTLKSTLLANNIQFSSANSMNIGRLVPQIVYYVYAYAQLIKSNAITKGQEINIVVPTGNFGNILASYYAKEIGLPVAKLICASNENNVLTDFFKSHTYNKKRDFKLTLSPSMDILVSSNLERLVFHLMGNDAKATKKLMDQLINDNQYQIQALKQEIFDLFDAGFATEEATKEEIKRVFKKYGYTIDPHTAVASAVYQDYLKKTKDNTPTLIVSTASPYKFPSVVVTAIENERPNDDFEAVDLLNKISQVSVPKAVDSIEKREIKHHTTCAISEMQKAVETILLGESN, encoded by the coding sequence ATGCCAATGCTATATCAATCAACGCGTCAAGAAAATAATAAAGTAAGTGCTAGTCAAGCAATATTGCAAGGTTTAGCGCAAGATGGTGGCTTGTTTACACCATTAGAAATGCCAAAGTTAAACTTAGATTTTGATAAACTAAAAAAAGCATCTTATCAGGAAGTTGCGCAGTTTATCTTAAAAGCATTTTTTGATGATTTTACAGAGGAAGAGATTAATTTTTGTGTCCAGTCTGCTTATGGCTCATCATTTGATGATGAACGAATAGCTCCTATGACGAGTTTTGGTCAAGAACACTACTTAGAATTATATCATGGAGAAACAATTGCTTTTAAAGATATGGCTTTATCTATCTTACCTTATTTGATGACTACTGCGGCTAAAAAACAAGGTGTAGACCGAAAAATTGTCATATTAACAGCAACGTCTGGTGATACAGGTAAGGCAGCTATGGCCGGCTTTGAAGATGTCCCTAATACGGAAATTATCGTCTTTTACCCTAAAAATGGAGTCAGTAATATTCAAGAGCTTCAAATGACTACTCAGACTGGAACAAATACTCATGTGATTGCTATTGAAGGTAATTTTGATGATGCACAAACAGAAGTAAAACGGTTGTTTAGTGATAATACTCTAAAGTCAACATTATTGGCTAATAATATCCAATTTTCTTCTGCAAATTCTATGAACATTGGACGTTTGGTGCCACAAATTGTTTATTACGTCTATGCTTATGCACAGCTTATTAAGTCAAATGCCATAACCAAAGGTCAAGAAATTAATATTGTTGTTCCAACTGGAAATTTTGGGAACATTTTAGCATCATATTATGCTAAAGAAATTGGTCTTCCAGTTGCTAAACTCATCTGTGCATCAAATGAAAATAATGTTTTAACGGATTTTTTCAAATCCCACACTTATAATAAAAAACGTGATTTCAAATTAACTTTAAGTCCATCAATGGATATCTTGGTGTCATCAAACCTTGAAAGATTAGTTTTTCATTTAATGGGAAATGATGCTAAAGCAACTAAAAAGCTAATGGACCAACTCATAAATGATAATCAATATCAAATTCAAGCCTTGAAGCAAGAAATTTTTGACCTTTTTGATGCTGGGTTTGCCACGGAAGAAGCAACAAAAGAAGAAATAAAACGAGTCTTTAAAAAATATGGCTACACCATAGATCCACATACAGCAGTTGCTTCTGCTGTTTATCAAGACTATCTTAAAAAAACAAAAGACAACACACCAACTTTAATTGTCTCTACAGCTAGTCCCTATAAATTTCCAAGTGTTGTTGTGACTGCTATCGAGAATGAAAGACCAAATGATGATTTTGAAGCAGTTGACCTTTTGAATAAGATATCCCAAGTATCTGTGCCAAAGGCCGTTGATTCAATTGAAAAAAGGGAAATAAAACATCATACCACGTGTGCTATTTCTGAGATGCAAAAAGCAGTTGAAACGATACTTCTAGGTGAAAGTAACTAA
- the adhE gene encoding bifunctional acetaldehyde-CoA/alcohol dehydrogenase has protein sequence MADKKMSPEQKLNQAQKHVDELVQNGLIALDAFRQLNQEQVDCIVAKASVAALDAHGILAMHAYEETGRGVFEDKATKNLFACEHVVNNMRGVKTVGVIEDDPITGLTKIAEPVGVICGITPTTNPTSTAIFKSLIALKTRNPIVFGFHPSAQESSAHAAQIVRDAAIEAGAPENCIQWITEPSMEATGALMNHDGIATILATGGNAMVRAAYSCGKPALGVGAGNVPAYIEKSADIRQAAHDIVMSKSFDNGMVCASEQAVIVDKEIYKEFIAEFKSYKTYFVNKKEKALLEEFCFGVKANSKNCAGAKLNPDIVGKPATWIAEQAGFSVPEETNILAAECAEVSEKEPLTREKLSPVIAVLKAESAEDGLKKARQMVEFHGLGHSAAIHTKDESLAKRFGTEMKAMRIIWNSPSTFGGIGDVYNAFIPSLTLGCGSYGRNSVGDNVSAINLLNIKKVGKRRNNMQWFKVPSKIYFERNSIQYLQDAADIERVMIVTDKSIEKLGFVKRVTDQLYLRKNKVSIHVFTDVEPDPDITTVYKGAEMMRDFQPDTIIALGGGSPMDAAKGMWLFYEQPDIDFSDLTQKYMDIRKRAFRFPKLGKKAKYIGIPTTSGTGSEVTPFAVISDKANNRKYPLADYALTPTIAIVDPALVESVPGFIAADTGMDVLTHATEAYTSNFANDYTDGIALQTIKLVFKYLEKSVKEADPEAREKMHNASTMAGMAFANAFLGMSHSMAHKIGGVHHTVHGRTNAILLPYVIRYNGTRPSKTTTWPKYNYWKADEKFQDIARMLGLPCSTPEEAVEAYAKAVYDLGVSVGIDMSFKGFGIDEKAWKDSLHEIALLAYEDQCSPANPRLPLVADMEEIMADAYYGYAKRPGRLK, from the coding sequence ATGGCTGATAAAAAAATGTCACCTGAACAAAAGTTGAATCAAGCTCAAAAACATGTTGATGAGCTTGTCCAAAATGGACTTATTGCATTAGATGCATTTCGACAATTAAATCAAGAACAAGTTGATTGTATTGTCGCAAAAGCTTCAGTTGCAGCCTTAGATGCACATGGTATTTTAGCAATGCATGCTTATGAAGAAACCGGACGTGGTGTCTTTGAAGATAAAGCAACTAAAAATTTATTTGCTTGTGAACATGTTGTAAACAATATGCGTGGTGTCAAAACAGTTGGTGTCATAGAAGATGATCCTATTACAGGATTGACTAAAATTGCTGAACCGGTAGGGGTTATTTGTGGAATTACACCAACAACTAATCCAACGTCAACAGCTATATTTAAATCACTAATTGCTTTAAAAACAAGAAATCCAATTGTGTTTGGTTTCCACCCTTCAGCACAAGAATCATCCGCTCATGCTGCACAAATTGTTCGTGATGCTGCGATTGAAGCAGGTGCTCCAGAAAATTGTATTCAGTGGATTACTGAGCCTTCAATGGAAGCGACTGGGGCATTGATGAATCATGATGGTATTGCAACTATCCTTGCTACAGGTGGAAATGCAATGGTGCGTGCGGCATACTCCTGTGGGAAACCAGCACTCGGCGTGGGGGCAGGGAATGTTCCGGCTTACATTGAAAAATCAGCTGATATTCGTCAAGCAGCACATGATATTGTCATGTCAAAATCATTTGACAATGGTATGGTTTGTGCTTCAGAGCAGGCTGTTATCGTAGACAAAGAAATTTATAAAGAATTTATTGCAGAATTTAAATCTTACAAGACATATTTTGTCAATAAAAAAGAAAAAGCTCTCTTAGAAGAGTTTTGCTTCGGAGTTAAAGCAAATAGTAAAAACTGTGCTGGTGCTAAACTTAACCCAGATATTGTTGGAAAACCTGCTACTTGGATTGCTGAACAAGCTGGATTTAGTGTTCCAGAAGAAACAAATATATTAGCAGCTGAATGTGCTGAAGTCAGTGAAAAAGAACCTCTTACGCGTGAAAAATTATCACCAGTCATTGCGGTATTAAAAGCTGAATCAGCAGAAGATGGACTAAAGAAAGCGCGACAAATGGTTGAGTTCCATGGACTTGGACATTCTGCAGCTATCCATACAAAAGATGAATCTCTTGCTAAAAGATTTGGAACAGAAATGAAGGCTATGCGTATTATTTGGAATTCACCTTCAACATTTGGAGGAATTGGAGATGTTTATAATGCCTTTATTCCATCACTAACACTCGGTTGTGGTTCATATGGTAGAAACTCAGTTGGTGATAACGTCAGTGCTATTAATCTTTTAAACATCAAGAAAGTAGGGAAACGTCGTAATAATATGCAATGGTTTAAAGTTCCTTCAAAAATTTATTTTGAACGTAATTCAATTCAATACCTTCAAGATGCTGCAGATATTGAACGTGTTATGATTGTTACTGACAAATCTATTGAGAAACTAGGATTTGTTAAACGCGTCACTGACCAATTGTATTTACGAAAAAATAAAGTTTCTATTCATGTGTTCACTGATGTCGAACCTGATCCAGATATCACAACAGTCTACAAAGGTGCTGAGATGATGCGTGATTTCCAACCAGATACCATTATAGCCTTGGGTGGTGGTTCACCAATGGATGCAGCAAAAGGCATGTGGCTCTTCTACGAACAACCAGATATCGATTTTAGTGATTTAACACAAAAGTATATGGATATTAGAAAACGTGCTTTCCGTTTTCCTAAGCTTGGTAAAAAAGCAAAATATATAGGAATTCCAACGACATCAGGTACTGGATCAGAGGTAACACCTTTTGCAGTCATCTCAGATAAAGCCAATAATCGAAAATACCCATTAGCTGACTATGCTTTGACACCGACTATTGCAATTGTCGACCCTGCTTTAGTTGAATCTGTACCAGGATTTATCGCTGCTGACACAGGTATGGATGTCTTAACGCATGCAACAGAAGCATATACATCAAATTTTGCAAATGATTACACTGATGGAATTGCACTTCAAACAATCAAATTAGTCTTTAAATATCTCGAAAAATCAGTGAAAGAAGCAGATCCAGAAGCACGTGAAAAAATGCATAACGCATCAACGATGGCAGGTATGGCTTTTGCAAATGCCTTTTTAGGAATGAGTCACTCAATGGCTCACAAAATTGGAGGGGTTCATCATACAGTCCATGGTCGTACAAATGCTATTTTGTTACCATATGTTATTCGTTATAATGGGACAAGACCTTCTAAAACAACGACTTGGCCAAAATATAATTACTGGAAAGCAGATGAGAAATTCCAAGATATTGCACGAATGTTAGGGTTACCATGTTCAACTCCTGAAGAAGCAGTCGAAGCATATGCAAAAGCTGTTTACGACCTTGGAGTTTCTGTTGGAATTGACATGAGTTTTAAAGGTTTTGGTATTGACGAAAAAGCTTGGAAAGATAGTTTGCATGAAATTGCGCTTCTAGCATATGAAGATCAATGTTCACCAGCAAATCCACGTTTGCCTTTAGTAGCAGATATGGAAGAAATTATGGCAGATGCCTATTATGGCTATGCTAAACGTCCGGGAAGACTAAAATAA
- a CDS encoding acyltransferase family protein — protein sequence MRVKWFSFIRVTGLLLVLLYHFFKHAFPGGFIGVDIFFTFSGYLITALLIDEYTKKKTIDIIGFLRRRFYRIVPPVIIMVLVTMPFTFLVRRDFIAGIGAQIAAAIGFTTNFYEILTGGNYESQFIPHLFVHTWSLAIEVHFYIIWALIVWLLARKHYEPTKFRGYVFLASTGIFAISFLTMFIRAFLVNNFSLIYFSTLAHSFPFFLGAMFATMTGIKETTTRFQKNVKHWQTKQVLSVMIGSFLMLLILTLVLDFNQLITYLFGFVLASFFASIMIYAARVLHEKTPNSKEPFVITYIADISYGVYLFHWPFYIIFSQLGPNWIAVILTVLCSFIFSTLSFYVIEPLIAGKEPHLFGLSLDLKPYLKWLYTLAGVLAVITLLTGFLAPSVGKFENELLASSLEQARNSINRTHTLAAGDANALSDITIIGDSVALRSSSAFSSIMPEAQLDAAVSRNFSEAYDIFSNHITSNTLSQTVVVAIGVNSLDHYKTDLNAFIKKLPKGHRLVFVSPYNSKNITQVAEARDYEIKLAQKYSYVTVADWYKVAVENPDIWDGTDGVHYSDSTTKGATLYVDTVQSAVRKVAKQNPK from the coding sequence ATGAGAGTAAAATGGTTTTCATTTATACGTGTGACAGGGCTATTATTAGTACTGCTCTACCATTTTTTTAAACATGCTTTTCCAGGTGGTTTTATCGGAGTTGATATCTTCTTTACTTTTTCAGGATATTTAATCACAGCTCTCTTAATTGATGAGTACACCAAGAAAAAGACTATTGATATTATTGGATTCTTGAGACGGCGATTTTATCGTATTGTTCCACCAGTTATTATTATGGTTTTGGTTACCATGCCATTTACCTTCTTAGTAAGACGAGATTTTATCGCTGGAATTGGGGCACAGATTGCGGCTGCTATAGGTTTCACAACTAATTTCTATGAAATTTTGACCGGTGGCAATTATGAAAGCCAGTTCATTCCACATCTCTTTGTTCATACATGGAGTTTGGCAATAGAAGTTCATTTTTATATAATTTGGGCACTTATTGTCTGGCTTTTAGCTAGAAAACATTATGAACCGACTAAGTTTAGAGGCTACGTCTTTCTAGCATCGACTGGTATTTTCGCAATTAGCTTTTTGACAATGTTTATCAGAGCTTTTCTGGTTAATAACTTTTCACTTATTTATTTTTCAACATTAGCTCATAGCTTTCCATTTTTCCTAGGTGCTATGTTTGCAACAATGACAGGGATAAAAGAAACAACAACGCGTTTTCAAAAGAATGTAAAGCATTGGCAAACGAAGCAAGTTTTAAGTGTGATGATTGGTAGTTTTCTAATGTTGCTTATTTTGACATTAGTTCTTGACTTTAACCAACTGATTACTTATTTATTTGGCTTTGTATTAGCAAGCTTTTTTGCCTCTATCATGATTTATGCAGCGCGTGTACTTCATGAGAAGACACCTAATAGCAAAGAACCCTTTGTGATTACTTATATAGCTGATATTAGTTATGGAGTGTATCTATTCCACTGGCCGTTTTACATTATCTTTTCACAATTGGGCCCCAATTGGATTGCGGTTATTCTAACAGTATTATGCTCATTTATTTTTTCAACATTATCCTTTTATGTTATTGAACCATTGATTGCTGGAAAAGAACCACATTTATTTGGTTTGTCATTAGATTTAAAACCTTATCTAAAATGGTTATATACTTTAGCAGGTGTGCTTGCAGTTATAACACTATTAACTGGCTTTTTAGCACCTAGTGTCGGAAAATTTGAAAATGAACTATTAGCTAGTTCTCTTGAACAAGCTAGAAATAGTATTAATCGTACACATACTCTTGCTGCTGGAGATGCAAATGCCTTGAGTGATATCACTATCATAGGTGATTCAGTAGCATTAAGATCAAGCAGTGCATTTTCAAGTATCATGCCAGAAGCTCAACTAGATGCAGCGGTTAGCCGTAACTTCTCAGAAGCTTATGATATTTTTTCTAATCATATAACAAGTAATACTTTGTCTCAAACAGTTGTAGTAGCCATTGGGGTAAATTCACTTGATCATTATAAAACGGATCTAAATGCTTTTATTAAAAAATTACCAAAAGGACATAGACTAGTCTTTGTGTCTCCTTACAATAGTAAGAATATTACTCAAGTTGCAGAAGCTCGTGACTATGAAATAAAGTTAGCTCAAAAATACAGTTATGTAACCGTTGCTGACTGGTATAAAGTAGCAGTTGAGAATCCTGATATTTGGGATGGTACAGATGGTGTACACTATAGTGATTCAACGACAAAAGGTGCAACACTCTATGTCGATACGGTACAATCAGCGGTTAGAAAAGTTGCAAAACAAAATCCAAAATAA
- a CDS encoding low molecular weight protein-tyrosine-phosphatase — translation MKKVCFVCLGNICRSPMAEFVMKQEASDKDWLIESRGTSDWEHGNPIHPGTQKILTASQIPFENSKASQELTIKDFETFDYLIGMDQQNVKDMKAMSNGRFDHKIALFCQGGVPDPWYTGDFEETYHLVSQGCQTWREIIEKNIQSNEK, via the coding sequence ATGAAAAAAGTATGTTTTGTCTGTTTAGGAAATATTTGCCGTAGTCCTATGGCTGAATTTGTTATGAAACAAGAGGCTTCTGATAAAGATTGGTTGATTGAAAGTCGTGGAACATCAGACTGGGAACATGGTAATCCCATACATCCTGGGACACAAAAAATACTGACAGCTAGTCAGATTCCTTTTGAAAATTCAAAAGCCTCACAAGAATTAACCATAAAAGATTTTGAGACTTTTGATTATTTAATTGGCATGGATCAACAAAATGTTAAAGATATGAAGGCTATGTCAAATGGACGTTTTGATCATAAAATAGCTTTGTTTTGCCAAGGTGGCGTTCCAGATCCATGGTATACTGGTGATTTTGAAGAGACCTATCACTTAGTCAGTCAAGGTTGTCAGACGTGGCGAGAAATCATTGAAAAAAATATACAGAGTAATGAGAAATGA
- the ruvB gene encoding Holliday junction branch migration DNA helicase RuvB, whose translation MTRILDNDILGDEEYSERSLRPQYFKEYIGQSKVKDQLTIFIEAAKMRDESLDHVLLFGPPGLGKTTMAFVIANELGVNLKQTSGPAIEKAGDLVAILNDLEPGDVLFIDEIHRMPMAVEEVLYSAMEDFYIDIMIGASDTSRSVHLDLPPFTLIGATTRAGMLSNPLRARFGITGHMEYYELDDLTEIVERTADIFDMAIVKEAAIELAKRSRGTPRIANRLLKRVRDFAQIKGDGTITSQITDQALSMLDVDQEGLDYVDQKILRTMIEMYNGGPVGLGTLSINIAEERDTVEDMYEPYLIQKGFMMRTRTGRVATAKAYQHLGYPLSEK comes from the coding sequence ATGACAAGAATCTTAGATAATGATATATTAGGGGATGAGGAGTATTCTGAGCGTTCACTACGTCCTCAATATTTTAAAGAATATATTGGTCAATCAAAAGTAAAAGATCAATTAACAATTTTTATTGAAGCTGCAAAAATGAGAGATGAATCGTTGGATCATGTTTTACTCTTTGGCCCTCCAGGACTAGGGAAAACAACTATGGCCTTTGTGATTGCCAATGAATTAGGTGTCAATTTAAAGCAAACATCTGGTCCAGCTATTGAAAAAGCAGGTGATTTAGTTGCCATTTTAAATGATTTAGAGCCTGGCGATGTTCTCTTTATCGATGAAATCCACAGAATGCCCATGGCTGTCGAGGAAGTCCTATATAGTGCTATGGAAGATTTTTACATTGACATCATGATTGGTGCTAGTGATACAAGTCGTAGTGTTCACCTTGATTTACCACCATTCACTTTGATTGGAGCAACCACGCGTGCAGGTATGCTATCTAATCCTCTTCGTGCTCGTTTTGGAATTACAGGTCATATGGAATATTATGAATTGGATGATTTAACAGAGATAGTTGAGCGGACAGCAGATATTTTTGATATGGCCATCGTGAAGGAAGCTGCTATAGAATTAGCAAAACGAAGCCGTGGAACGCCTAGAATTGCAAATCGACTCTTAAAACGGGTACGTGATTTTGCACAAATAAAAGGAGATGGCACTATTACCAGTCAAATCACTGATCAAGCACTATCAATGTTAGATGTAGACCAAGAAGGACTTGATTATGTCGATCAAAAAATCCTAAGAACGATGATTGAAATGTATAATGGTGGTCCAGTTGGTCTTGGGACTTTATCAATAAACATTGCTGAAGAACGAGATACTGTTGAAGATATGTATGAGCCCTATCTCATTCAAAAAGGTTTTATGATGCGTACTCGTACAGGAAGAGTAGCAACTGCAAAAGCTTATCAACATTTAGGCTATCCCTTGTCAGAGAAGTAA
- a CDS encoding quorum-sensing system DWW-type pheromone, whose product MNKKFSILLLLMLPFISTAIKYASEIDWWKIG is encoded by the coding sequence ATGAACAAAAAATTTTCTATCTTACTACTTTTAATGCTTCCTTTTATTTCAACTGCTATTAAGTATGCGTCTGAAATAGATTGGTGGAAAATTGGATAA